The proteins below come from a single Danio aesculapii chromosome 23, fDanAes4.1, whole genome shotgun sequence genomic window:
- the LOC130216970 gene encoding LOW QUALITY PROTEIN: cytochrome P450 2B4-like (The sequence of the model RefSeq protein was modified relative to this genomic sequence to represent the inferred CDS: inserted 1 base in 1 codon; deleted 1 base in 1 codon) has protein sequence MLAALLKLDLSSVGLTLFLGLIFLVLFEIFRIHSYKGRFPPGPTPLPFVGSIPHFLKNPMGFIKSLSQYGEMTTVYLGRKPAIIVNTLQVMKEAFVQNGSSFSGRPPVPVLTWVTEGYGIVMATFGHSWRQQRRFALHTLRNFGLGKKSVEERVTEESGYLISELLKAEGKSFNPRHAIHNAAANIICSIVFGDRFDYDNKSFTYLLDIXKENIIQSGSLVGQVFNLVPIIKHFPGPHQKIYQNGQAFKSFIRESVKEHRQTLDPDSPRDFIDAYLLEMEKQKSTQDSTFHEDNMVMAVGDLFLAGSDTTATTIRWGLIYLTQNPDVQERCHEEIVRVLGYDRLPSMDDRDRLPYTYATIHEFQRCANLVPSGVPHQTTQPTKLRGYDIPQGTQILMNLTDILANKEHWKHPDTFNPENFLDDKGNVFKPEAFLPFSLGPRACLGETLAKAELFLFVTSLLQRIRFSWPTSEKLPDMNGIFGVVRTPKPFNIICHSRGSKE, from the exons ATGTTAGCAGCTCTCCTGAAGTTAGACTTGTCCTCTGTGGGCTTGACTCTGTTTCTAGGCTTAATTTTTTTGGTTCTGTTTGAGATCTTCAGGATTCATTCCTACAAAGGTCGATTTCCACCTGGTCCAACACCTCTGCCTTTTGTGGGAAGCATACCTCATTTCTTGAAGAACCCAATGGGCTTCATAAAATCA TTATCTCAGTATGGAGAGATGACTACTGTGTATCTTGGGAGAAAGCCAGCGATAATTGTTAATACACTCCAGGTCATGAAGGAAGCCTTCGTTCAGAATGGTTCATCTTTCTCTGGAAGGCCACCAGTACCTGTTTTAACCTGGGTCACTGAGGGATATG GAATTGTAATGGCCACATTTGGTCACTCCTGGAGGCAGCAGAGACGGTTTGCTCTGCACACACTCAGAAACTTTGGTCTGGGAAAGAAGTCTGTTGAGGAACGTGTGACTGAGGAAAGCGGTTACCTGATTTCTGAATTGCTCAAAGCAGAAG GCAAATCGTTCAACCCCCGACACGCAATACACAACGCTGCTGCCAACATTATCTGCTCCATCGTGTTTGGGGATCGATTCGACTATGATAACAAGAGCTTCACATATCTTCTGGATA ATAAAGAAAACATAATTCAGTCAGGATCACTTGTTGGACAG gtcTTTAACTTGGTTCCCATCATCAAACATTTCCCAGGCCCACATCAGAAAATATATCAGAATGGGCAAGCATTTAAGTCTTTCATCAGGGAATCAGTCAAAGAGCACAGACAAACTCTGGATCCAGACAGTCCA CGAGATTTTATCGATGCCTACCTGCTGGAGATGGAGAAA CAAAAGTCCACTCAGGACTCCACTTTTCACGAGGATAACATGGTTATGGCAGTGGGTGATTTGTTTTTGGCTGGAAGCGACACTACAGCGACCACCATCAGATGGGGACTCATCTACTTGACTCAAAACCCAGATGTACAAG AGCGATGTCATGAAGAGATTGTTCGGGTTCTGGGTTATGACCGATTGCCCAGCATGGATGACCGTGACCGACTACCATATACATACGCCACTATTCATGAGTTTCAGCGCTGTGCAAACCTTGTACCATCTGGAGTGCCTCATCAAACAACTCAACCAACAAAACTTCGAGGATACGACATTCCCCAG GGAACTCAGATACTGATGAACTTGACGGACATTTTGGCAAACAAGGAGCACTGGAAGCATCCAGACACTTTTAACCCAGAGAATTTCTTAGATGATAAAGGAAATGTCTTCAAACCAGAGGCTTTTCTTCCTTTCTCCTTGG GTCCGAGGGCCTGTCTTGGTGAGACTCTGGCTAAAGCTGAGCTCTTCCTCTTCGTCACTTCTCTCCTTCAGCGGATTCGTTTCTCCTGGCCAACTAGTGAGAAGTTGCCGGATATGAATGGGATTTTCGGCGTGGTTCGCACTCCTAAACCATTCAACATCATCTGCCATAGCAGAGGTTCAAAAGAGTGA